Proteins co-encoded in one Coregonus clupeaformis isolate EN_2021a chromosome 17, ASM2061545v1, whole genome shotgun sequence genomic window:
- the LOC121543090 gene encoding uncharacterized protein LOC121543090 isoform X2 → MDKETVLIILNGIEKVSSFASTINPLFNIITTVVKVTKGLVAKDLTQDLDAQQFGRIHAKLETISKTNQQILKQIPLDEVIEKYSKYEEYIKHQYTALNIMVEQIEKDPEGREGYMVEFQRVYERDKSTLALNTYYSGVIEEEKTFEQRGLLEVYLEALHKEERGEMEKKCSQLANVFRMGLMTLMAYTVVTEDDEDEVRDKWAPRVKAIQAKMDEALAQCEGN, encoded by the coding sequence ATGGACAAGGAGACAGTGCTCATAATCCTAAACGGCATAGAGAAAGTCTCCTCCTTTGCCTCCACCATAAACCCACTCTTCAACATAATCACCACAGTGGTGAAGGTGACAAAGGGCCTTGTCGCCAAAGACCTCACCCAAGACCTGGACGCCCAACAATTCGGCCGCATCCATGCCAAACTGGAAACCATCTCCAAGACAAACCAGCAGATTCTGAAGCAGATTCCCCTGGACGAGGTCATTGAGAAGTACAGCAAGTATGAAGAGTATATCAAGCACCAGTACACTGCCCTCAACATCATGGTGGAGCAGATTGAAAAAGACCCTGAAGGAAGAGAGGGCTACATGGTAGAGTTCCAGAGGGTCTATGAGAGAGACAAGAGTACCCTTGCTCTGAACACATACTACAGCGGGGTCATAGAAGAGGAGAAAACTTTTGAACAAAGGGGTTTGCTGGAGGTGTACCTAGAGGCCCTCCACAAGGAAGAACGAGGCGAAATGGAGAAAAAGTGCTCCCAACTGGCTAATGTCTTTCGAATGGGCCTGATGACACTAATGGCATATACGGTGGTCACagaggatgatgaggatgaagTCAGGGATAAATGGGCCCCCAGGGTGAAGGCTATTCAGGCCAAGATGGATGAGGCGCTGGCCCAGTGTGAGGGGAACTGA
- the LOC121543091 gene encoding protein rapunzel-like, which yields MASPLEKVVAQKKEAIEAVMESFERGAEVLASAVGELFPLCEAAAPVLRLALDNVQSKEVFYVKEQFLAVRNKLDLLSTQLEDIDCEIKKGRLDSQYFSVEENIRNQFRKYMDILEAKSQFREVKTRLFLEHFSKTGGEKNLYVLYDALMGTNSFGESILEVVERYEARNRRILEDFCVRMKELFCLGLIALLGHCALTKGPDEEQETIHDWSSKIEKVESKMKACIEVCVAAFPEQACLDAQRLLQEKDERNLQDTAQEVQEFLTRKYDWVSWSVRVVNHSGSSYRNWRAGDHFQHMAGQNWFEVLQVNDTNLVVSYSTRPQPVPLDCIRQLMEGPGKKGGAQAVVEVLEKQLAGFVVHAVSRHKESEATWSFPEDCHYWERHKNVALCVHSE from the exons ATGGCAAGTCCTCTGGAGAAGGTGGTGGCCCAGAAGAAAGAGGCCATCGAGGCTGTGATGGAGAGTTTTGAGCGAGGGGCTGAGGTGTTGGCCAGCGCAGTAGGGGAGCTCTTCCCTCTCTGCGAGGCAGCCGCCCCTGTCCTACGACTAGCCCTGGACAACGTGCAGAGCAAAGAGGTCTTCTATGTCAAAGAGCAGTTCCTGGCCGTGAGGAACAAGCTGGACTTACTGTCCACCCAGCTGGAGGACATTGACTGTGAGATTAAGAAGGGCCGGCTGGATTCCCAGTACTTCTCGGTGGAGGAGAACATCAGGAACCAGTTCCGAAAGTACATGGACATTCTGGAGGCCAAGTCACAGTTTCGGGAGGTCAAGACGAGGTTGTTTCTGGAACACTTCTCCAAGACCGGAGGGGAGAAGAACCTGTATGTGCTGTATGATGCTCTGATGGGAACCAACAGCTTTGGGGAGTCCATCTTAGAGGTGGTTGAGAG GTATGAGGCGAGAAACAGGCGCATACTGGAGGACTTCTGTGTCAGGATGAAGGAGCTCTTCTGCCTGGGCCTGATTGCCCTGCTGGGCCACTGTGCCCTCACCAAGGGCCCCGATGAGGAGCAGGAAACCATCCATGACTGGAGCAGCAAAATTGAGAAAGTGGAATCAAAGATGAAGGCATGCATCGAAGTCTGCGTAGCAGCCTTCCCTGAACAGGCCTGCCTTGACGCCCAGCGTCTTCTCCAGGAAAAAGATGAACGCAATCTTCAGGACACGGCTCAGGAAGTACAGGAATTCCTCACCAGGAAGTACGACTGGGTGAGCTGGTCGGTCCGAGTGGTTAACCACTCTGGCAGCAGCTATCGGAACTGGCGTGCCGGGGACCACTTCCAACACATGGCTGGTCAGAACTGGTTCGAGGTGTTGCAGGTGAACGATACCAACCTGGTGGTTTCCTACAGCACCAGACCCCAACCGGTGCCCCTCGACTGCATCCGGCAACTGATGGAGGGGCCGGGGAAGAAGGGCGGTGCCCAGGCCGTGGTGGAGGTCCTGGAGAAGCAGCTGGCGGGGTTCGTGGTGCATGCTGTCAGTCGCCACAAGGAGAGCGAGGCCACCTGGAGCTTCCCTGAGGACTGCCACTACTGGGAGAGGCACAAGAACGTGGCGCTGTGCGTACACTCAGAGTGA
- the LOC121543090 gene encoding protein rapunzel-like isoform X1 — MSEMEIVEDRAKLKQGLVKVLQCVATISSAAAVVNPIFGVAGSLIRVVLHHVDDEDIQTLKREFGSVNRALDKLSQQNHSALLQIKKETLDGQYCRVEENLRNQFRKFMEMVEARPVHCERKKEDFEESYSNDLGDQNLHTLYEGVVGKPKLFSRPILEVYLKHSQGDRRTMENLCTRLTYLFCIGLIALMGYAAVIGDDEEGISDEWTEKMEHVQERMQEALQKCK; from the coding sequence ATGTCGGAGATGGAGATTGTGGAAGACCGGGCCAAGCTGAAACAGGGCCTGGTGAAGGTGCTGCAGTGTGTTGCCACCATCTCTTCTGCTGCGGCTGTGGTCAACCCGATCTTCGGCGTGGCCGGCTCTCTAATCCGAGTGGTGCTGCACCACGTGGACGATGAGGACATCCAGACGCTGAAGCGCGAGTTTGGCTCTGTCAACCGTGCCCTGGACAAGCTGTCCCAGCAGAACCACAGCGCCCTGCTACAGATCAAGAAGGAGACGCTGGACGGCCAGTACTGCCGTGTGGAGGAGAACCTGCGCAATCAGTTCCGCAAGTTCATGGAGATGGTGGAGGCGCGGCCCGTGCACTGCGAGCGCAAGAAGGAGGACTTTGAGGAGAGCTACTCCAACGACCTGGGAGACCAGAACCTGCACACACTCTACGAGGGCGTGGTGGGCAAGCCCAAGCTGTTCAGCCGGCCCATCCTGGAGGTGTACCTGAAGCACTCGCAGGGCGACCGCCGCACCATGGAGAACCTGTGCACGCGCCTCACATACCTCTTCTGCATCGGCCTGATTGCCCTCATGGGTTATGCCGCCGTCATCGGAGACGACGAGGAGGGTATCAGCGACGAGTGGACCGAGAAGATGGAGCACGTGCAGGAGAGGATGCAAGAGGCCCTCCAGAAGTGCAagtga